In Gimesia sp., the following are encoded in one genomic region:
- a CDS encoding glutamine--tRNA ligase/YqeY domain fusion protein, protein MSTPEEKTPTDFIRTIIQEDNKSGKHDGRVHTRFPPEPNGYLHIGHAKSICLNFGIANENPGGKCNLRFDDTNPEKEDVEYVDSIKEDVRWLGFDWDDREFYASDYFDQLYDFAVTLIKKGKAYACDLPADKMREYRGTATEPGKPSPGRSRSVEENLDLFERMKNGEFKEGEYVLRAKIDLASPNFHMRDPVIYRVRHVHHHRTGDKWCIYPMYDYTHCISDSIEKITHSICTLEFEDHRPLYDWILDELEVFHPQQIEFARLNMTYTVMSKRKLLELVQGKYVSGWDDPRMPTICGMRRRGVTPEALREFCKTIGVTKYNSMTDKVVLENCIRDHLNQVAPRVMGVLKPLRVVIDNYPEDTSEELDAINNPNDESAGTRKVPFSKVIYIERDDFMEDPPKKFFRLSPGKEVRLRYAYFVTCTDVIKDDDGEVVELRCTYDPETRGGDAPDGRKVKATIHWVSEAHALDAEVRLYDHLFDQPDPEDLPEGVDYKSNLNPRSLQVLSGCKLEPGLKEAEPGSRFQFERLGYFCVDTKDSAPGNPVFNRTVTLRDTWAKVGKQK, encoded by the coding sequence ATGTCAACTCCCGAAGAAAAAACGCCAACGGATTTTATTCGTACGATCATTCAGGAAGATAACAAATCGGGCAAGCACGATGGTCGCGTCCATACGCGATTCCCCCCCGAACCGAACGGATACCTGCACATTGGTCATGCCAAGTCGATTTGTCTTAACTTCGGTATCGCCAATGAGAACCCGGGCGGGAAATGTAACCTGCGGTTTGATGATACGAACCCTGAGAAAGAAGATGTGGAATACGTCGACTCGATTAAGGAAGACGTGCGCTGGCTCGGCTTCGACTGGGACGATCGCGAATTTTACGCCTCCGATTACTTCGATCAGCTTTATGATTTTGCAGTCACCCTGATCAAGAAGGGGAAGGCCTACGCCTGTGATCTGCCCGCAGATAAGATGCGCGAATATCGCGGTACCGCGACCGAGCCCGGCAAACCCAGTCCCGGACGTTCCCGCTCTGTTGAAGAAAACCTGGATCTGTTCGAACGGATGAAGAATGGCGAGTTCAAAGAAGGCGAGTATGTGCTCCGTGCGAAAATCGATCTCGCTTCGCCGAACTTCCACATGCGGGATCCCGTGATCTATCGGGTTCGTCATGTGCACCATCATCGGACCGGGGATAAATGGTGTATTTATCCCATGTACGACTATACGCACTGTATTTCGGATTCAATCGAGAAGATTACACATTCAATCTGTACGCTCGAGTTTGAAGATCACCGTCCGCTCTATGACTGGATCCTGGATGAACTGGAAGTCTTTCATCCGCAGCAGATCGAGTTCGCCCGCCTCAACATGACCTATACCGTGATGAGCAAACGCAAACTGCTCGAACTGGTACAGGGCAAATACGTTTCCGGATGGGATGACCCCCGGATGCCTACCATATGCGGGATGCGGCGTCGCGGCGTCACCCCCGAAGCGCTGCGTGAGTTCTGTAAAACAATCGGGGTTACCAAATATAATTCGATGACCGATAAGGTTGTCCTGGAAAACTGCATACGGGATCACCTGAATCAGGTTGCCCCTCGTGTGATGGGAGTCTTGAAACCGTTGCGCGTTGTGATCGACAATTATCCGGAGGATACGTCCGAAGAACTGGATGCGATCAACAATCCGAATGATGAATCAGCGGGAACCCGCAAAGTACCGTTCTCGAAGGTGATTTACATCGAGCGTGACGACTTTATGGAAGACCCGCCAAAGAAGTTCTTCCGCCTGTCACCGGGTAAAGAGGTCCGCTTGCGCTACGCCTACTTTGTGACCTGTACTGATGTCATCAAAGATGACGATGGTGAAGTGGTTGAACTTCGTTGTACCTACGATCCGGAAACCCGCGGCGGCGATGCTCCCGATGGCCGGAAAGTCAAAGCGACGATTCACTGGGTCTCAGAAGCGCATGCCCTCGATGCAGAAGTCAGACTATATGACCATCTGTTTGATCAGCCTGATCCGGAAGATCTGCCTGAAGGAGTCGACTACAAGTCGAACCTGAATCCCCGCTCATTGCAGGTCCTGTCGGGTTGTAAGCTTGAACCGGGGCTGAAAGAAGCTGAACCAGGCAGTCGTTTCCAGTTTGAACGTCTGGGATATTTCTGTGTCGATACAAAGGATTCGGCACCAGGAAATCCCGTCTTCAATCGTACCGTTACTCTGCGTGATACCTGGGCCAAAGTCGGGAAGCAGAAGTAA
- the gltX gene encoding glutamate--tRNA ligase, which translates to MSTVRTRFAPSPTGYMHIGGMRTALFNWLWARHNGGQFILRIDDTDQERNIAAALDPILQAFKWLGLNWDEGPEVGGDFGPYFQSERNDLYRAAVDQLLADGKAYYCYDTPEQIQADREAAQSEKRNYLNIRRSLELTDSQKEQFAAEGRPAVVRLLVPRDQKIQIDDAVRGHVEFDAGLMPDPVILRANGTPLYNLATVVDDAQMQITHVIRAEEHLSNTPVQVLIYQALGYELPQFAHIPFVAAPGGKEKLSKRKLDKYRKSPQFKKMFDKADSVFPRIGLANAEGLDPVMVEYYEKIGYLPEAILNALARLGWSLDDKTEIMSLDTIVENFTLDRVVKAAAGLDPDKLLSFQSHWMNQLTLEEKVAMCSPFLVKAGLVQDADDETTKQKIGQVITDMEDRLKIASDILDFDEFFVADDQMEYDSKAFKKRIQKSDQAVELLGKIKSQLAEAEDFSAAGLDKLLHDFVEAEGIGMGQIIHALRVAVSGKATGIGMFDCLSILGKESCVRRIDRAMALAQSDEN; encoded by the coding sequence ATGAGTACCGTACGAACCCGTTTTGCACCCAGTCCCACCGGTTATATGCATATTGGTGGGATGCGTACGGCCCTGTTCAACTGGCTCTGGGCCCGGCATAACGGCGGTCAGTTTATTCTACGAATTGACGATACCGACCAGGAGCGCAACATCGCAGCCGCCCTGGATCCGATTCTGCAGGCATTCAAATGGCTGGGCCTCAACTGGGATGAAGGCCCGGAAGTCGGTGGTGACTTTGGTCCCTACTTCCAGTCCGAGCGAAATGATCTATATCGGGCTGCCGTCGATCAATTGCTGGCCGACGGAAAGGCTTACTACTGCTACGACACCCCGGAACAGATTCAGGCTGATCGAGAGGCAGCACAGAGTGAAAAACGCAACTACCTGAATATCCGCCGATCACTGGAACTGACAGACAGCCAGAAGGAACAGTTCGCCGCTGAAGGGCGTCCTGCCGTCGTACGTCTGCTGGTTCCCCGGGATCAGAAAATCCAGATTGATGATGCAGTTCGCGGACATGTCGAGTTCGACGCCGGTCTGATGCCCGACCCGGTCATTCTGCGAGCCAATGGGACGCCCTTGTATAACCTGGCGACGGTGGTCGATGATGCCCAGATGCAGATCACACATGTGATTCGCGCCGAGGAGCATCTCTCCAACACGCCGGTGCAGGTGCTGATTTATCAGGCGCTGGGTTATGAACTTCCTCAGTTCGCACACATTCCGTTCGTCGCGGCACCTGGTGGAAAAGAGAAACTCAGCAAACGCAAACTGGACAAATATCGTAAGAGTCCCCAGTTCAAAAAGATGTTCGACAAAGCTGACTCGGTCTTTCCCCGCATCGGTCTGGCTAATGCGGAAGGGCTGGATCCCGTGATGGTCGAGTATTACGAAAAGATTGGCTACCTGCCGGAAGCAATCCTGAATGCCCTGGCCAGACTCGGCTGGTCTTTGGATGATAAAACAGAGATCATGTCTCTCGATACGATTGTAGAGAACTTCACACTGGACCGGGTGGTTAAAGCGGCAGCTGGACTCGATCCGGATAAGCTGCTCAGCTTTCAGTCACACTGGATGAATCAGCTGACGCTGGAAGAAAAGGTTGCGATGTGCAGTCCCTTCCTGGTGAAAGCCGGGCTGGTACAGGATGCGGACGACGAGACAACAAAACAAAAAATTGGTCAGGTCATTACCGATATGGAAGACCGCCTCAAAATTGCCAGCGATATTCTGGATTTCGATGAGTTCTTTGTCGCCGACGATCAAATGGAGTACGATTCTAAAGCGTTCAAGAAACGGATTCAGAAATCGGATCAGGCAGTTGAACTGCTGGGGAAAATTAAAAGCCAGCTGGCAGAGGCGGAAGACTTCAGTGCGGCTGGCCTGGATAAGCTGCTGCACGATTTTGTGGAAGCGGAAGGGATCGGCATGGGGCAGATTATTCATGCCCTGCGGGTCGCCGTCAGTGGAAAAGCAACCGGGATCGGCATGTTTGACTGCCTGTCGATTCTGGGAAAAGAGAGTTGTGTCAGACGCATCGACCGGGCGATGGCGCTCGCTCAGAGTGACGAAAACTGA
- a CDS encoding glycosyltransferase family 4 protein, which produces MSRRITITIPSLSLGGAEGVAAMMANHWAAEGDQVTLLTLDSAETDTFELAPEVQRIALGLMRDSGNLLQAVVNNRQRVRKLRAEIARSRPDVVISLTDRMNVLTLLAAGKAAYPVIVSERSDPRYHLMGRVWSYLRKKTYPRAAAVVVQTQGVSDFCRPWFPATRIEVIPNAVPAPRSAGIPKVTEEIVKARPASHVVLGMGRLSHEKGFDMLIDAFSNLADDFPDWKLRILGEGPLRETLQATIDQRGLQAQIELPGWVADPELALDQGDLFVLPSRYEGFPNALLQAMSRGLPCIGFDCQGSLADLSMRELKALLLPTKNQRELTSIHALEDLMRSLMVDEKSLKELALLSLQASEKFSIPRYFASWDQLIKESLAGSEKKCSST; this is translated from the coding sequence TTGTCTCGACGGATCACCATCACGATTCCTTCGCTCAGTCTGGGCGGTGCAGAGGGGGTGGCTGCGATGATGGCCAATCATTGGGCTGCAGAGGGAGATCAGGTCACTTTGCTGACCCTCGATTCCGCAGAGACCGATACCTTTGAGCTCGCACCGGAAGTTCAGCGCATTGCCCTGGGACTGATGCGTGATTCGGGAAATCTCCTGCAGGCAGTAGTGAATAATCGTCAACGGGTGCGAAAGCTTCGCGCTGAAATTGCCCGATCCAGGCCCGATGTGGTCATCAGCCTGACGGATCGGATGAATGTGCTGACGCTGTTGGCGGCCGGGAAAGCAGCTTATCCCGTGATTGTCTCTGAACGCTCGGACCCGCGCTATCATCTGATGGGCCGCGTCTGGTCATACCTGCGTAAGAAAACATATCCCCGTGCAGCAGCCGTGGTAGTACAGACGCAGGGGGTGTCCGACTTTTGTCGTCCCTGGTTCCCAGCAACCCGCATCGAAGTCATTCCGAACGCAGTGCCTGCGCCACGCTCGGCGGGAATTCCCAAGGTGACGGAAGAGATTGTCAAAGCGCGGCCTGCTTCACATGTGGTACTGGGCATGGGCCGGCTCTCTCATGAAAAAGGCTTTGATATGTTGATCGATGCCTTTTCTAATCTGGCAGATGATTTTCCGGATTGGAAATTACGCATTCTGGGAGAAGGCCCCCTGCGTGAGACGCTGCAGGCCACGATTGATCAGCGGGGTTTGCAGGCACAGATTGAACTGCCCGGCTGGGTGGCCGATCCCGAACTGGCCCTCGATCAGGGGGATCTGTTTGTGCTCCCTTCCCGTTATGAAGGTTTTCCCAATGCACTATTGCAGGCAATGTCGCGCGGGTTACCCTGCATCGGATTCGACTGTCAGGGAAGTCTGGCTGATCTTTCCATGCGTGAACTAAAAGCGTTACTTTTACCTACGAAAAATCAACGTGAATTGACTTCCATTCACGCGCTCGAAGATCTGATGAGATCGCTCATGGTGGATGAAAAATCGCTAAAAGAGCTTGCACTTCTCAGTCTTCAGGCAAGCGAGAAGTTTTCCATCCCCCGCTATTTTGCATCGTGGGATCAGCTAATCAAAGAGTCTCTGGCCGGAAGTGAGAAAAAATGCAGCAGTACGTGA
- a CDS encoding DNA polymerase ligase N-terminal domain-containing protein: MQQYVILRHDHPKLHWDLMLEEGDVLKTWRLPQPPEIDPASDETSLDLTAEALPDHRLVYLEYEGPVSGDRGEVSRWDRGTFTLLERSEDQLVALLTGEELAGRITLKKQDAENRWSLNYTAFF; this comes from the coding sequence ATGCAGCAGTACGTGATTTTGAGACATGACCATCCCAAACTGCACTGGGATCTGATGCTGGAAGAAGGGGATGTGCTCAAGACCTGGCGTCTCCCCCAGCCGCCGGAGATCGACCCGGCGTCGGATGAAACGTCACTCGATTTGACAGCAGAGGCGTTGCCCGATCATCGACTGGTTTATCTGGAATATGAGGGTCCCGTCAGTGGAGACCGGGGGGAGGTCAGCCGCTGGGATCGAGGGACTTTCACTCTGCTGGAACGGAGCGAAGATCAACTGGTGGCATTGCTCACCGGTGAGGAACTGGCAGGACGGATCACTTTGAAAAAACAAGATGCCGAAAACAGGTGGAGTCTGAACTATACCGCTTTCTTTTGA